One window from the genome of Ananas comosus cultivar F153 linkage group 13, ASM154086v1, whole genome shotgun sequence encodes:
- the LOC109719675 gene encoding uncharacterized protein LOC109719675 gives MTTALRRRDSSSLTASSYGGRRRPLRLRLLESTPGVYTTTRTLADATLVLFWDRHLRRLAHSARVLAESRPGLLGPGPLRPGSLRRAVHGSVRAGLAAALEERRRTGSTAEVAITALVRGGGGGEEGNGADVFVHLGFYLPPVFGVGGAHLAVAGPGRVVAAAKYSEWARVRKGMEKMRPPLVTELLLTNDGDQILEGSVTNFFIVRRKVVSDVAAAPDHPMIEVQTAPISDGVLPGVIRQLVIEVCCCIGIPVREIAPSWSERELWEEAFVTSSLRLVQHVETIQAPLSYEDLRLSTWKDVLWVMKQFEGPGRITSQIQREIAERAIADGLAVKDLL, from the exons ATGACTACGGCTCTACGCCGGCGCGATTCCTCGTCGTTAACGGCGTCCTCCTACGGCGGGCGGCGCCGTCCCCTCCGTCTCCGTCTCCTCGAGTCCACCCCC GGTGTTTATACCACCACCCGAACCCTCGCCGACGCAACCCTAGTCCTGTTCTGGgaccgccacctccgccgcctcgcccacTCGGCGCGCGTCCTCGCCGAGTCCCGCCCCGGCCTCCTCGGACCGGGCCCGCTCCGGCCCGGTTCGCTCCGCCGCGCGGTCCACGGCTCGGTGCGCGCCGGTCTAGCGGCGGCGctggaggagcggcggcggacCGGGTCCACGGCCGAGGTGGCGATCACCGCGCTcgtccgcggcggcggcggcggcgaggaggggAACGGCGCCGACGTGTTCGTCCACCTAGGGTTTTATTTACCGCCCGTGTTCGGCGTCGGCGGGGCTCACTTGGCGGTCGCCGGGCCCGGGAGGGTCGTCGCGGCCGCAAAGTATTCGGAGTGGGCTCG GGTGAGGAAGGGTATGGAGAAGATGAGGCCACCTTTGGTGACGGAGCTACTGTTGACGAATGATGGGGATCAGATTCTTGAAGGTAGCGTCACAAACTTCTTCATTGTACGTCGCAAG GTGGTAAGTGACGTTGCCGCTGCTCCTGATCATCCAATGATCGAAGTGCAAACAGCTCCGATAAGTGATGGGGTACTCCCTGGTGTTATACGCCAGCTAGTGATTGA GGTTTGCTGTTGCATTGGAATCCCTGTACGAGAGATTGCACCGTCATGGTCAGAACGCGAACTTTGGGAAGAGGCCTTTGTCACAA GTAGCTTAAGGCTAGTGCAGCACGTCGAGACAATTCAAGCTCCATTATCATACGAAGATTTACGACTGAGTACTTGGAAGGACGTACTGTGGGTAATGAAGCAATTTGAG GGACCAGGACGCATAACCTCACAAATACAG AGAGAAATAGCTGAGAGAGCAATAGCAGATGGTCTTGCGGTAAAAGATCTTTTGTGA
- the LOC109719025 gene encoding dof zinc finger protein DOF2.1-like, producing MEISSAQYQFMATSHSIEQALIACPNKTHQQQQQQQQQQLQDKKPRPHQDQALRCPRCDSTNTKFCYYNNYSLSQPRFFCKGCRRYWTQGGSLRNVPVGGGCRKSKKKLSSSSSSSLSPCSSSSTSPSSSSSSLPSKNTTTNLSITPLLSNLIHAPFSYDPSDLTLAFAGSDQHGNGHSLLLGAGPSPSPNPCPGGPTSGFFDILRGGFLGSENFAGFHMPCYGLDNNNNNNNDVGGSSGGSEVVVLPFEERHGGAVTHEVEGSSCKDMNNGVEGINGAMNLDLGRDYWGINGVASTWHGLINSSLI from the exons ATGGAGATCTCTAGTGCTCAATaccag TTCATGGCCACAAGCCACTCAATAGAACAAGCCCTCATAGCTTGTCCCAACAAGAcccatcagcagcagcagcagcagcagcagcagcagctgcaggacAAGAAGCCAAGGCCTCACCAAGATCAAGCCCTGAGATGTCCAAGATGTGACTCCACCAACACCAAGTTCTGCTACTACAACAACTACAGCCTCTCCCAGCCCAGATTCTTCTGCAAAGGGTGCAGAAGGTACTGGACCCAGGGGGGATCTCTGAGGAATGTCCCTGTTGGAGGTGGCTGCAGGAAAAGCAAGAAGAAACTATCCTCATCAtcctcttcctccctctctccttgctcctcctcctccacctctccctcctcctcctcctcctctctcccttcCAAGAACACCACCACCAACCTCAGCATCACCCCACTGCTCTCCAACCTGATCCATGCACCATTTTCTTATGACCCAAGTGATCTAACTCTGGCCTTTGCTGGTAGTGATCAGCATGGCAATGGCCACAGCTTGCTTTTAGGTGCTGGCCCTAGCCCTAGCCCAAACCCTTGCCCAGGTGGGCCCACAAGTGGGTTCTTTGACATCTTGAGAGGTGGGTTCCTTGGGAGTGAGAACTTTGCTGGGTTTCACATGCCATGCTATGggttagataataataataataataataatgatgttGGTGGGAGTAGTGGGGGTAGTGAGGTGGTGGTGTTGCCTTTTGAGGAGAGGCATGGTGGTGCAGTTACTCATGAAGTGGAAGGGTCTTCTTGCAAAGATATGAATAATGGAGTGGAAGGGATTAATGGGGCTATGAACTTGGATCTAGGTAGAGATTACTGGGGCATTAATGGGGTTGCTTCTACTTGGCATGGGCTCATCAACAGCTCCTTGATCTGA
- the LOC109719488 gene encoding 40S ribosomal protein S23: MGKTRGMGAGRKLKTHRRNQRWADKAYKKSHLGNEWKKPFAGSSHAKGIVLEKIGIEAKQPNSAIRKCARVQLVKNGKKIAAFVPNDGCLNYIEENDEVLIAGFGRKGHAVGDIPGVRFKVVKVSGVSLLALFKEKKEKPRS; encoded by the exons ATGGG GAAGACACGTGGTATGGGAGCTGGGCGCAAGCTGAAAACCCACAGGAGAAACCAGCGGTGGGCTGACAAAGCTTATAAGAAAAGCCACCTTGGCAACGAGTGGAAGAAGCCGTTTGCCGGCTCATCCCATGCTAAAGGGATCGTCTTAGAAAAAAT TGGCATTGAGGCAAAGCAGCCTAACTCTGCTATCAGAAAGTGTGCGCGAGTACAGCTCGTGAAGAATGGGAAGAAGATCGCCGCTTTTGTGCCCAATGATGGTTGCTTAAACTACATTGAGGAAAAT GATGAAGTGTTGATTGCTGGATTTGGTCGAAAGGGGCATGCCGTCGGTGATATTCCCGGTGTCCGATTTAAGGTTGTGAAGGTCTCTGGTGTTTCTCTACTGGCTCTTTTcaaggagaaaaaggagaagccCAGATCTTAG
- the LOC109719487 gene encoding pentatricopeptide repeat-containing protein At3g09650, chloroplastic, with protein sequence MLHQPQPPTNSSSLPSLSHFPTSPKLHRYHLLLPLPLRAQPASSHLSLSLSLSTGETPISSSSSSSSSNGGGGGGEEGAEEVLLLSLLRQGRTDEAYEAVSRSPRLPSNATCLSRLLAQLAYMRGSPSALPRARALVRRLRDARLLHLLDANSLGLLASAAARSGAPAYAASVVRTMLRSGYLPHVKAWSAVVSRLASSDDPADALRLFDAVLRRLRRLPPGPLAADARPDAAAFNAALNAAANLGDVPRFAHLFDEMRAFGAAPDALTYNVLIKMCARAERGDLLAPALALIVRRGVIPCITSFHSLVAAYVGLGDLAAAERLIQAMRERRADICSLLAQSSPTPARVEPHALLEAIVLGSHDAAAAPPPLLPATYAPDARVYTTLMKGYMRAGRVDDVVRTIRAMRLEPDPASRPDDVAYTTVATALVGAGAVDRARGVLDEMARDGVPANRVTYNVLLKGYCQQLQLDEAKSLLRDMENRLGIEPNVISYNILIDGCILIDDSAGALAFFNEMRERGIPPSKVSYTTLMKAFALSGQPKLAHKVFDEMSKDPRVRVDRVAWNMLIEGYCRLGLLEEAKKIVEKMRESGFQPDVATYGSLANGIALARKPGEALLLWNEVKERCEGSPPLKPDEGLLDALADVCVRAAFFRKALEIVACMEENGISPNKTKYKKIYIEMHSRMFTSKHASQARQDRRKERKRAAEAFKFWLGLPNSYYGSEWRLEPFDGDNYELT encoded by the coding sequence ATGCTTCATCAACCCCAACCTCCCACAAACTCCTCTTCTCTCCCTTCCCTCTCCCATTTCCCCACTTCCCCAAAGCTCCACCGCTACCACCTCctacttcctcttcctctccgcGCCCAACCCGCCTCCTcccacctctccctctccctctccctctccaccGGAGAAAcgcccatctcctcctcctcctcctcctcctcctccaatggtggtggcggtggcggcgaggAGGGCGCTGAGGAggtcctcctcctctccctcctccgccaGGGTCGCACTGACGAGGCCTACGAGGCCGTGTCCCGGTCCCCTCGCCTCCCCAGCAACGCCACCTGCCTCAGCCGCCTCCTCGCCCAGCTCGCCTACATGAGGGGCTCCCCCTCCGCGCTcccccgcgcccgcgccctcgTTCGCCGCCTCCGCGACGCgcgcctcctccacctcctcgaCGCCAACTCCCTCGGcctcctcgcctccgccgccgcgcgctcCGGCGCTCCCGCCTACGCCGCCTCTGTCGTCCGCACCATGCTCCGCTCCGGCTACCTCCCCCACGTCAAGGCCTGGAGCGCCGTCGTGAGCCGCCTCGCCTCCTCCGACGACCCCGCCGACGCCCTCCGCCTCTTCGACGCCGTCCTCCGCCGTCTCCGTCGCCTCCCCCCCGGCCCGCTCGCCGCCGACGCCCGACCCGACGCCGCCGCCTTCAACGCCGCCCTCAACGCCGCCGCCAACCTCGGCGACGTCCCCAGGTTCGCccacctgttcgacgaaatgcgcGCGTTCGGGGCCGCCCCCGACGCGCTCACCTACAACGTCCTCATCAAGATGTGCGCGCGCGCCGAGCGCGGCGACCTCCTCGCCCCCGCCCTCGCTCTCATCGTCCGCCGCGGCGTCATCCCCTGCATCACCTCGTTCCACTCCCTCGTCGCCGCGTACGTGGGCCTCGgcgacctcgccgccgccgagaGGCTCATCCAGGCCATGCGCGAGCGCCGCGCCGACATCTGCTCGCTTCTCGCGCAGTCGTCGCCGACTCCCGCGCGGGTAGAGCCTCACGCCCTTCTCGAAGCCATCGTGCTCGGCTCGCAcgacgccgcggcggcgccgccgccgctgctgcccgCGACCTACGCGCCCGACGCGCGCGTCTACACGACGCTCATGAAGGGCTACATGCGCGCGGGGCGCGTCGACGATGTGGTCCGCACGATCCGCGCCATGCGCCTCGAGCCCGACCCCGCGAGCCGCCCCGACGACGTTGCCTACACCACCGTCGCCACCGCGCTCGTGGGCGCCGGCGCCGTCGACCGCGCGCGCGGCGTGCTCGACGAAATGGCGCGTGACGGCGTCCCCGCCAACCGCGTCACCTACAACGTGCTCCTCAAGGGCTATTGCCAGCAGCTGCAGCTGGACGAAGCCAAGTCACTGTTGCGCGACATGGAGAATCGACTCGGAATTGAGCCCAATGTGATCTCCTACAACATCCTCATCGACGGGTGCATCCTCATCGACGACAGTGCAGGCGCGCTGGCATTCTTTAATGAGATGCGTGAGCGCGGAATCCCGCCGTCGAAGGTCAGCTACACGACTCTGATGAAGGCGTTCGCCCTATCGGGCCAACCGAAACTCGCCCAcaaggtgttcgacgaaatgtcCAAGGATCCTAGAGTTAGAGTTGATAGAGTAGCTTGGAACATGTTGATAGAAGGGTACTGTCGACTGGGGCTTTTGGAAGAAGCCAAGAAGATCGTGGAGAAGATGAGGGAGAGCGGGTTCCAGCCCGACGTGGCTACCTACGGTAGCCTCGCCAACGGAATTGCTTTGGCGAGGAAGCCCGGAGAAGCACTTTTGCTGTGGAATGAGGTGAAAGAGAGATgcgagggttcgccgccgctgAAGCCTGACGAAGGGCTTTTGGATGCATTGGCTGATGTGTGTGTTCGTGCGGCTTTTTTCAGGAAGGCACTTGAAATTGTGGCTTGTATGGAGGAGAATGGGATATCGCCGAACAAGAccaagtataaaaaaatttatatagagATGCATTCGCGGATGTTTACAAGCAAGCACGCCTCGCAAGCGAGGCAGGATAGgaggaaagagaggaagagagcggCTGAGGCGTTCAAGTTTTGGTTAGGGCTTCCGAATTCTTATTACGGCAGCGAGTGGAGGCTCGAGCCCTTTGATGGGGATAATTATGAACTCACCTGA
- the LOC109719489 gene encoding E3 ubiquitin-protein ligase UPL4 translates to MDRGRKRADASGQLPADKRPCSSSEFRPGSSAAAAPPVTAEEGAAAVLAAAAASSSEPPECDMETSSSGRSDRAGESSYGSCDSDDEPDHGDDRPGIGGGRPARCGGGSRGGRFRRILTALDVLGGEDAASSSSSSSGALSALKELCEELSFCMEDHAPYFPADSVVPVLVRLASYEASPEVMLLAVRAMTYLCDAMPRLADAVVRHGALPVLCQRLLAIEYLDVAEQCLQALEKISRKQPLPCLQAGTIAAALAYIDFFSTSIQRVAVSIVAIVCKKLPLDSSSLVMDNVPTLCNLLQCEDIKLVETVATCLVRIVDSFCSSPELLDELCQHGIVQKCVHLITVDGRTILSQTTCSSLIGLLTKLASSSLVAVKTLFELNIGSILKGILMASDLSHGGPYPILEDVQSNQVHEVLKLANQLIPPEARDSEGTQVELAKEKILTDQPNLLHQFSADILPASVKVVNSGANAYVCYGCVSIINNIFYFNTPEMLRDLLKDTEISSFLAGLLARKDHHVLFLTLRIVDTLMQKIPGVFLSSFIKEGVIYAVDTLSMQEKYPQTISEQYNDMQRSERCLCYAFGLCKFPSSERRTCRLNKETLFTLAKHLKTTYFTHEKVSSERVLTEVLQKLKTSCAVLNGTVDEHLKNNGCSQNEEFVSHTLDQLMRELCGGETMTTFEFVESGIVKSLVNYLSNGKYLHGDQSDCNSSDHFLAVLKRIQDFAHISLSKMDQGWQDMVLTLLVRKLHAALSSFENFPVILSYAFKPRNTITDIPVRRSTMNPCIRVQFVKEENEAGLSNYDNIVSVEISSSLIAIEEYLWPRVSINMDKVQAISAEKDISPGNEEELSQESSVSSISEGLRNQERCSSSAESALGQMASQVEPRTSSATPSNQGVQPKLVFGLQGKELDRSVTLYEAILTDQVNKEPDVILGPKFWEEVHIVTYRSAIEPEISDGKPSDGGSFSSLNGDEHGFLWEKLSFVSSLLLAKLPCKLDKSAHSYDILFMLKTLEGLNHYSFHLLCNRKINAFAEGRIKSFDELKLMISSVPQSEFVSSKLTDKLEQQMRDPLTSSSGSMPSWCGQLMSTCSFLFSFEAKRKYFRLNTLDSLRTKLNLNRIDTDAVNERWVNPVSHTRRKFKVNRSNILESATKMMESHAQSRTSLEVEFNEEVGTGLGPTMEFYTLISHEFQKVGLGMWREDLSPTTGNGAVVGCGFVVAPFGLFPRPWSAAISGAESVHFQDAIKRFSLLGQIVAKAIKDGRILDIPFSRAFYKIILEQELSIYDIQSFDPELGRTLIEFQALIRRRRILESVSKENYNGPSDLCYRDNTRIEDLCIDFTLPGYSDYVLASESSSKVVNITNLEEYVALAVDATIRSGIYRQVEAFKSGFNEVLPVKALQIFSEDELDRLICGEQQDTWDFPHLVDHMKFDHGYTASSSHVIYLLEIMQEFERDQRRAFLQFVTGTPRLPPGGIAALNPKLTVVRKLGSNDADLDLPSVMTCANYLKLPPYSSKERMRQRLLYAITEGQGSFFLS, encoded by the exons ATGGATCGTGGCCGGAAGCGCGCCGACGCCTCCGGCCAGCTTCCGGCAGATAAGCGCCCCTGCAGCTCGTCGGAGTTCCGGCCGgggtcgtcggcggcggcggcgcctccggtgacggcggaggagggggcggcggcggtgttggcggcggcggcggcgtcttCGTCTGAGCCGCCGGAGTGCGACATGGAGACCTCGTCCTCGGGCCGCTCCGATCGCGCCGGGGAGTCGTCGTACGGGTCGTGCGACTCGGACGACGAGCCCGATCACGGCGACGATCGCCCCGGGATCGGCGGCGGCCGCCCCGCGCGGTGCGGCGGCGGGAGCAGGGGGGGCAGGTTCCGGAGAATTCTCACGGCCCTAGACGTCCTCGGCGGCGAGGACGctgcgtcgtcgtcgtcgtcgtcgtcaggAGCGCTCTCGGCGCTCAAGGAGCTCTGCGAGGAGCTGTCGTTCTGCATGGAGGACCACGCCCCGTACTTCCCCGCGGACTCCGTTGTGCCGGTGCTCGTGAGGCTGGCCAGCTACGAGGCCAGTCCCGAGGTGATGCTGCTCGCCGTCCGGGCGATGACGTACCTCTGCGACGCAATGCCCAGGCTGGCCGATGCCGTCGTCCGGCACGGCGCATTGCCGGTCCTCTGCCAGCGTCTGCTCGCAATCGAGTACTTGGATGTAGCTGAGCAG TGCTTACAAGCTCTGGAGAAGATCTCCCGGAAGCAACCATTGCCGTGCTTGCAAGCGGGCACGATTGCCGCCGCTTTAGCTTACATTGATTTCTTCTCAACAAGCATTCAG AGAGTTGCAGTTTCAATAGTTGCGATCGTGTGCAAGAAACTTCCCCTGGATTCTTCCTCCCTTGTCATGGATAATGTGCCCACTCTGTGCAATCTTCTCCAGTGTGAGGACATCAAG CTAGTGGAAACTGTTGCTACCTGCTTGGTGAGAATCGTGGATTCTTTCTGCAGTTCACCAGAGCTATTGGATGAACTTTGCCAGCATGGGATAGTTCAAAAATGTGTTCATTTAATCACTGTTGATGGCAGAACGATTCTAAGCCAAACTACTTGTTCT AGTTTGATTGGTCTTCTCACCAAGCTTGCCAGTAGTTCCCTTGTGGCAGTGAAGACCCTTTTTGAGCTGAATATAGGTAGCATATTGAAGGGAATTCTGATGGCCTCTGACCTATCTCATGGCGGTCCTTACCCGATTCTTGAAGATGTGCAATCCAACCAG GTCCATGAAGTATTGAAGTTAGCTAACCAGTTAATCCCTCCCGAGGCAAGAGATAGTGAGGGTACTCAAGTAGAACTTGCCAAGGAAAAGATCCTGACAGACCAACCTAATCTTTTGCATCAGTTTTCTGCTGACATACTCCCTGCCTCCGTCAAG GTGGTCAACTCTGGTGCAAATGCATATGTTTGCTATGGCTGTGTATCAATCATAAACAATATCTTTTACTTCAACACTCCTGAAATGCTTCGTGACTTACTAAAGGATACGGAAATTTCGAG CTTTTTGGCTGGTTTGTTGGCCCGAAAAGATCATCATGTGCTGTTTTTGACGTTGAGGATTGTTGATACTCTCATGCAAAAGATTCCTGGTGTTTTCTTGAGTTCTTTTATCAAGGAAGGTGTAATTTATGCAGTTGATACACTTTCAATGCAAGAAAAATACCCACAAACAATATCTGAGCAGTACAATGACATGCAACGCTCAGAAAGATGCCTGTGCTATGCATTTGGTTTGTGTAAATTTCCATCTTCAGAAAGGAGAACATGTAGGCTCAATAAAGAAACCCTTTTTACTCTTGCCAAGCATTTGAAGACTACATATTTTACCCATGAAAAGGTAAGTTCTGAGAGGGTGCTGACTGAAGTTCTGCAGAAGCTAAAAACTTCATGTGCAGTTCTAAATGGTACTGTCGACgagcatttaaaaaataatggctGTTCCCAAAATGAAGAGTTCGTGTCTCATACATTGGATCAACTAATGAGGGAACTTTGTGGTGGAGAGACTATGACTACCTTTGAGTTTGTTGAAAGTGGAATTGTTAAATCGTTGGTAAACTATTTGTCCAATGGCAAGTACCTCCATGGAGATCAGTCTGATTGCAATTCTTCAGATCATTTTCTTGCAGTGTTAAAAAGGATCCAGGATTTTGCTCACATATCTTTGTCAAAAATGGATCAAGGATGGCAGGATatggttttgacattattagtgCGGAAGTTGCATGCCGCATTGTCCTCCTTTGAGAATTTTCCAGTTATTTTAAGCTATGCTTTCAAACCCAGGAACACCATAACGGACATTCCGGTTAGGCGTTCCACAATGAATCCTTGCATTAGAGTACAATTTGTGAAGGAAGAAAATGAGGCTGGCTTATCTAACTATGATAATATTGTGAGCGTTGAAATATCTTCATCACTAATTGCTATAGAGGAGTATCTATGGCCTAGAGTGAGTATAAACATGGACAAAGTTCAGGCAATTTCAGCAGAAAAAGACATTTCTCCTGGAAACGAAGAAGAATTGTCTCAGGAATCATCTGTTTCTAGCATTTCAGAG GGCCTCAGAAATCAGGAACGGTGTTCTTCATCAGCAGAATCTGCCTTAGGTCAGATGGCCA GTCAAGTGGAACCGAGAACAAGTAGTGCAACCCCAAGCAATCAAGGTGTGCAACCAAAGTTGGTTTTTGGTTTACAAGGAAAAGAGCTTGATCGCTCAGTCACCCTTTACGAAGCTATCTTAACAGATCAGGTAAATAAAGAGCCTGATGTAATTCTGGGGCCAAAGTTTTGGGAAGAGGTACACATAGTAACTTATAGGAGTGCTATAGAACCAGAAATAAGTGATGGCAAACCCTCTGATGGTGGTTCTTTCTCCTCTCTTAATGGAGATGAACATGGGTTCTTGTGGGAAAAACTATCATTCGTTTCCAGCTTATTGCTTGCTAAGCTCCCTTGCAAACTAGATAAGTCAGCCCATTCATACGATATATTGTTTATGTTGAAAACTTTGGAAGGCTTGAATCACTACTCATTTCATCTCTTGTGCAATCGTAAAATAAATGCTTTTGCTGAAGGGAGAATCAAAAGCTTTGATGAGCTGAAGTTGATGATCTCTTCAGTTCCCCAATCCGAGTTTGTTAGCAGCAAATTAACTGATAAATTGGAGCAGCAAATGCGGGACCCACTCACTTCAAGCTCTGGTAGCATGCCTTCATGGTGTGGCCAACTAATGTCCACATGTTCTTTCTTGTTCTCTTTTGAAGCAAAGCGGAAGTACTTCCGGCTTAACACATTGGATTCTTTGAGAACAAAGCTTAATCTGAATAGAATTGATACAGATGCAGTGAACGAAAGGTGGGTCAATCCGGTCTCACATACACGTAGGAAATTCAAAGTTAATCGCAGCAATATACTGGAATCTGCAACCAAAATGATGGAATCTCACGCTCAAAGTAGGACTTCTCTTGAAGTGGAGTTTAACGAAGAAGTCGGTACTGGTTTGGGTCCCACTATGGAGTTCTATACATTGATTAGCCATGAGTTTCAAAAGGTTGGTTTAGGCATGTGGAGAGAGGACCTTAGCCCTACAACTGGGAATGGTGCTGTTGTAGGTTGTGGTTTTGTTGTAGCCCCTTTCGGTCTGTTTCCCCGTCCATGGTCAGCAGCAATATCTGGTGCAGAGAGCGTGCACTTTCAAGATGCAATTAAAAGGTTTTCCCTTCTTGGCCAGATTGTAGCAAAGGCAATTAAGGATGGAAGAATTTTAGATATACCATTCTCTAGAGCATTCTATAAAATAATACTTGAGCAG GAGCTCAGTATATATGACATCCAGTCATTTGATCCTGAACTTGGAAGGACTCTCATCGAGTTTCAGGCTCTTATTAGGAGGAGAAGAATTTTGGAGTCTGTTTCTAAAGAAAATTATAACGGTCCATCTGATTTATGTTACCGTGATAATACTAGAATTGAGGACCTGTGCATTGATTTCACTCTTCCAGGCTACTCTGATTATGTGCTTGCTTCTGAAAGTAGCTCAAAAGTG GTGAATATCACTAACCTGGAAGAGTATGTTGCACTGGCTGTTGATGCAACTATTAGAAGCGGGATTTATAGGCAGGTGGAAGCTTTCAAATCTGGATTTAATGAG GTCTTGCCGGTGAAAGCTCTTCAGATTTTTAGTGAGGATGAGCTCGACCGATTAATCTGTGGTGAACAACAAGATACCTGGGAT TTTCCACATCTTGTGGATCACATGAAATTTGACCACGGCTACACAGCCAGCAGTTCTCACGTCATTTAT CTGTTGGAAATCATGCAAGAATTTGAACGCGATCAACGTAGAGCCTTCTTGCAATTTGTGACCGGAACTCCTCGGCTCCCCCCTGGTGGTATAGCTGCACTCAACCCTAAGCTGACAGTTGTTCGAAAG CTTGGTAGCAATGATGCTGATTTGGACTTGCCTAGTGTGATGACTTGTGCTAATTATCTTAAGCTCCCTCCGTACTCTTCGAAG GAGAGAATGAGGCAGAGGCTGCTGTACGCGATAACCGAAGGGCAAGGTTCGTTCTTCCTCTCTTGA